GGTACACCTGGTTCTGCACCACCTACGAGGCCTGGAAGGGGCGGGCCCGACCTTCGATGCGGCAGATCCATCTTGGTGGCGAGAAGGTGTTCGTGGATTTTGCCGGCGACACCATCGACATCGTCGATCCCCTGACCGGGGAAGTGCAGCCGATGAAGCTGTTCGTCGCGGCGATGGGCGCTTCGAACTACACCTACGCCGAGGCCTGCCCCAGCGAGAGCTTGGCCGACTGGATCCGAGCCCACGTCAACTTGTTCACGTTTTTGAGCGGGACGCCGACGTTCGTGGTCTGCGACAACCTCAAAGCCGCCGACAGCAACCCCGACCGCTTCGATCCCGGCCTCAACCGCACCTATGCCGAGATGGCGAGCCACTACGGCACGGCCATTCTCGCCGCACGGCCGCGGCGCCCAAAGGACAAGGCGAAGGTCGAGGTCGCGGTGCAAATCGCCCAGCGTTGGATTCTGGCCCGGCTGCGCAATCAGCGCTTCTTTTCCCGGGCCGAGCTCAACGCCGCCATCAAGACACTCGTCGACGAACTCAATGCTCGTCAGATGCGTGGCTTTGGCTCAAGCCGCGCCGAACTGTTTGCCGAACTCGACAAACCCAAGCTCACCCCGCTGCCAGATCAGCCCTATGCCTTCGCACGCTGGAAGCGCTGCCGCGTCGCTCCCGATTATCATGTCGAGGTCGACGGCCATTGGTACTCCGCGCCGTATCGTCTGATCGGCGAGCTGGTCGATGCCCGTATCGACGATCGGACGGTCGAGATCTTCCACAAGGGCAAGCGGATCGCCAGCCATGCCCGCGCCCCGAACCGACGCGGACACACCACCATCGCCGACCACATGCCCAGCGCCCATCGCCGCTACGGCAAATGGACCCCCGCCGCGGTGATCGCCGCCGGCGAGCGGATCGGCCCTTCGACAGCAGCGTTTTTCCAGGCCGTGATCGACGCCCGGCCCCATCCAGAACAAGGCTTTCGAACCTGCCTCGGCATTTTGGCGCTCGTCAAAAGCTACGGCGCCGAACGCGTCGACGCAGCCTGCCGGCGGGGCATCCTCATCAAGGCGCGCTCCGTCGCCTCCATCCGATCGATCCTCCAGAACGGCCTCGATCGCACGTTCTTCGACGAATCTTTCGAACACCAGCCCCTGCGCCACGGCAACATCCGCGGACGCGACTATTTCCACTGAAGCAAGGAGAGACCCCGCATGCTTAACCACCCAACCCACGAGCGGCTGATCGAGCTTGGCCTGACCGGAATGGCCAAGGCCTTCGAGGAGCAGCGCCGATCGCCCGATCTCGAAGCCCTGCCGTTCGAAGATCGCATCGGCCTGTTGGTCGACCGCGAAGTCGCCGAACGCGACACCAGGCGGCTCACCACCCGGCTCAAGATCGCCGCACTGCGCCAGACCGCTTGCGTCGAAGACGTCGATCTGCGCACCCCGCGGGGCATCGACCGCGCCGTTTTCGTCAAACTCGTCGCCGGCGACTGGATCGATCGCCACGAGAACTTGCTCGTCACCGGGGCAACCGGCCTGGGCAAAAGTTGGTTAGCCTGCGCGCTCGGCCACAAGGCCTGCCGCGACAACCGATCAGTCCTCTATCATCGCGTTCCAAGGCTGTTCGAGGCGCTCGCGCTCGCGCGCGGAGACGGACGTTACGCCCGGCTCCTCAAAAGCCTCGGCCGCGCTCAGCTTCTGATTTTGGATGATTGGGGACTATCGGTGCTCACCGTCGAGGACCGCCATGGCCGCGCATCCACCATCGTCACAAGTCAGCTCCCCGTGGACACCTGGCATGGAGCCATTGGGGACCCCACGGTCGACGACGCCATTCTCGATCGCCTCGTCCACAACGCCCACCGCCTCCAGCTCACCGGAGAAAGCATGCGAAAACGCAGCGCCAAAACCATCGCCCTTGACGGCCAACCAGAACACTGACTCTATCTCCCCATCGGCCGGAGCGGGCTGCTCACGATCGTCTGAATTCAGTGCTCACGATCGCGCGAAATCGATGCTCACGATCCGTGAAATCCGCAAGTCAGGACTGGGAGCGGCCCATCACGGCCATATCAGCAAGTTCGGCCGCAGTCACGCGCGCGCCATGCTGGTCGAGGCGGCCTGGGCCGCGGCCAAGGCGCCCGGTCCACTGCATGCTTTTTTTCGTGCGCATCCGCGCCCGGCGTGGCCATCAGATCGCTACGGTGGCCGTGGCTCGCAAGCTCACTGTGCTCTGCTGGCATTTGTTGACAAAGGGCGAGGATTACCTGTGGGCGCCCGGCGCTGGTCGCCAACAAGACCCGCGCGATGCAGCTTCAAGCCGGGCAACCGCAACAGAAAGGCAGCCGGCGTGGACCAGCCTATGCCTACAACATCAAGGCGCTGCGCGACCACGAGATGTTGATCGCCGCCCGGGCGGAGCACAGCTACGAACGATTCGTGTCACAGTGGAAACCGCGGCGGCCCCAAAAGACCGGCGCGCGGGCGCCTCAGCTCGGCAAGACAAAATAGGCAATCCGGTGACGCTTGCAGCCGACGCGTCACGCTTCGCCACCAGGTCGCCAGCGCTTGACAATCATAGGCTCGACTGACGGGCAAATTCCAGCATGCCGGGAATGCCCGCCCGTTCCAGCGCAACGTGCCACCGTGCTCGGGCCGGTCAAGGCCGAGCCTCGCGGTGGCCGCAAACGCGGCCAGCCTTGACCGCCCCTGCGCGCGGCGGCTGCGAGATCGGTGGCCGGGACGGAAGAATGGCCCGCGGCGCGCAGCCGAACAAAAGAATGGACTTGTAGCGATTTCCGCAATCGTCTTGATCATGAAGAAATCGCTTTTCCATCTCATCCGTCGTCCGCAAGTGTTTCCAGTGCTCGGCCGGGAAGTCGTAGAATGCGAGCAGCGTGTCTCGATCCTTGCTCAGGCAGTCGGCCGCCTTCTGGTATTTCAGCGCGTAGATTTCGATGAAGGCGTCGAACGCCAGCTCGGCGGCGCCCTTCGTTTCAGCCATCCAAATCTCCTGCAACGCGCGCTTGGCTTTCGGCTGCTAGCTCTTCGGCAGCTCGGCGAGCACGTTTGCAGTCTTGTGCACCCAGCAGCGCTGCTCGCGCGTTTTCGGCCACACCTCGCCGGCGGCTTTCTGAAGCCGAGTGCGCCATCGGCGATGACGAGCCGAGGAGGCACATCGGAGCCCGCACCGCTTCAGATCAAGCAGCAGATCGCGCCAGTCCCGCGCTCTCGCGGGCACCATCGACGCAAGGCTAAGCATGTCGAAGCCATAGCCTAGGCTAGAATGATGATGGATAGCGCCGTTTCAATTATTTTAGGAAGTTTGATAGCGGCTGGAACGGCTTGCGCGGCGGTTGCGAGCCTCACGTGCGTAAAGTTAATTGCGTCCTTTACATAAAGAATGACGCTGGCGCGAGACGGTGTCCTCAATGCCAATCCCGCGGTGGTTCGCGACGTTCTGTTCACCAGCAATCCGTTTTTCGATGTCAAGAACTTGAGCAGGTGCGCTATGAGATGGTGCGCCGCCATCAGATGGACGTCTGGCCACCAGCGAAGCTGCCACAGCATTCGGCGTTACCCGACCGAACTTCTACAAAGCTCAGAGCGCCCTGAAGACGGCAGGGCTCGCCGGTCTGCTACGGAGCAGACGTGGCCCTAAGGATGGTCACAAGGTCTCTGCCGAGGTCGTTGCCTTCGCGATCGAACTCAATGCCGCAAAGCCAGAGATAACGACCCCGCAGTGTCTCGACGCCATCAAGTCGCGGTTCGGCGTCGAGGTGCACAGGCGCGGAGCGGGCATTGGTGCGCAAAAAAAGAATCAAGCGAGCCTGATTGTCGCGCCGGCGGACGCAACGACAATCTACGAGAACCTGCGGGCCGCGGTGCTGACAGGCGAGGCTGCCGCGAGTCCCGGCCTCGGAATACGTCGCCGCCAAGGTTCGGCGGCTTGGATGCGGACTCAGGGGCAGGAACCTCATGTCGAGGTCGCTTGCCGCGACCCGCTCCCCGCTCCGCGAAGCCAGATCTGTCATCGTGGGCGAGCGACGTCACCCGCCTCATCGCGGGCACCATGATCTCACTCGCAATGGAGCCCATGCATGCCAGAGCTCAAGGTCACCTCCGACCACCTCAAGCGTGATGCGTACCTCTATGTTCTCCAATCCACATTGCGGCAGGTCGCCGAACATGGCGAGAGTACGCAACGCCAATTCGCGCTGGGCGACCGCACGATCGCGGCGGGCTGGACGATCGAGCGCATTCACGTGATCGATCGTGATCTGGGCAAGTCTGGAGCCAGCTCGGCCGCGCGCGACGGCTTCGAACAGCTCGTCGGCGAGGTGGCGCTCGGCAAGGCCGGCATTGTCATTGGTCTGGAGGTCTCGCGACTCGCGCGCAACTCCGCGAACTGGAATCGCCTCATCGAACTGTCGGATTGTTCGCGACGTTCATTCTCGACGAGAATGGCATCTATGATCCGCCCGGCTTCAACGATCGTCTGTTGCTCGGTCTCAAAGGCACCATGAGCGAGGCCGGGTTGCACATCCTCAAAGCGCGCATGCGTGGTGGTCAGCTCAACAAGGCCCGGCGTGGCGAGTTGGCAATTTTTTCTATCTTAGGGCTGCCAAAGCTTTTCTGAGAGGTACTCTGACATCGACTTACCGACCGTATTGGAGAGCAAGATCGCGGCCAGGCAGGTATCGCCGGTCTTATACACGAACTTCGTGCCCGGCTGATCGACCCTGGGCTGGCGGCACACGTAGGCGACGGTGGGATTGACGCCAACGAACAGCGCCGACCACAACTTGGAGCCATCCCCGTTGGGATCAACGTAATCTTCGTTGAACTTCACGCCCGAGGTCATGGTAATAAGTTGGCGATGGTCACGCCCTCATAGGCGCCGTCCTCGAGCTTGGTGATGTAGTCGGTGACCGGCGCATCCATGCTTTTGATGCTGGCATCCTGAATCGCCGCGCCGACCAGGATCGCGGTGACCGACTTGGTGACGGATTGGGATTTCTAGCCGTCTTCTTCCGTACGACCGAGGCTGTAACACTCGAGAAGCACCTGGCCGTACTTGAGCACGATGACGCCCGACACGCGCGCCGCTTCCATGTAGCGGTCCACGTCCATGGCCTGGCCCTCCAGGTCCAGTGGGGCGAGATATGATGGACAGCTATGGGCCGGAGATTCACATGCGTTCCGCGGCCCACCAACGGATCGGATGGATTTTTTCCATTGAGCGGTAGCCAATGATGTGCTGAGCGGGAGTCCACCGCGAGGGCGACCCTATCGGCGCCAGAGGCCCTGCAGAACTCGTGTTCATCGTTTTCATCCGTTTCTCCTCTCAGCCTTTATTGCACGTCGCAAACCCGCGCTCGACGACAGGGGGCGCCGATGCCAATGAGCTATTGTATGGGGAGAACGCGGGCTATGCAGCAGTGGTCGATGCATCATCTTCCTTTGTCCCGCCATTGCCGTTCATTCCAATCGGTCAAGTATCCGCGACGATGACCCCGTACTCCGTCCGCCACTCCACCCCTACCTCTTCGCCCGGACTCGGTGTGAAGGCTGAAACATCCGCCTTCGGGCGCACATAAACGATTTGATTGAGAGATTCTAATTCGTACTTGAGCGTACCGCCGAGGTACACCACCTGCCGTACACGGCCGATAATCCGCTGACTCGCAGGAGCCGTCGGCGAGTTTACAGAAACCAAGCTGATTCTATCGGGCCGGATCACCAATGCGCCCCGGGATCCAAGCGCAAGGGCCTCGTTCGACTGAACTAGACCACATAGCTGCCAACCGTCGCCTTTGACCGCCATAATTTCTTCGTCACGACTTAATACCCCGCGAAAGATGTTCGCATCGCCGATGAAGTCCGCCACAAACACCGTCTTGGGTTTGTCGTAGATGCCTTTCGGACTATCCAGCTGTTCAATACACCCGCGATTAAATATCGCAATTCTGTCAGACAGTACGAGGGCCTCCTCTTGATCGTGGGTCACGTGCAATATGGTGATACCGAGTTCCTGATGCAGCCGCCGGATTTCCAGTTGCAGCGACTCGCGAAGTTTTTTGTCCAGCGCGCCGAACGGCTCATCCATAAGCAAGAGACGCGGCCGGTAAACGATCGCGCGCGCGAAGGCCACGCGTTGCTGTTGGCCACCTGACAGCTGCCGTGGGAAGCGTTCCTCCAGGCCCTCTAGTCCCACGCGGCGCAGCGCCTCACGGATCAATCCTGCCCGCTCGGCCTTCGGGGTGCGGACTAAGGGGAAGGCAATGTTCTGCGCTACGGTAAGATGTGGGAATAGGGCGTAGTTTTGAAATACCATGCCGATGCCGCGTTTGTGGGGTGGAATGCGGGTCGCGTCGCGTCCATCGATCAGGACCCGCCCCGCCGTCGGCTGAATGAATCCTGCTACCATATTGAGCGTGGTCGTTTTGCCGGAGCCGGAGGAGCCGAGTAGCGTCATAAACTCCCCCCTTTGCAACTCTAGGTCCAGCGCAT
This genomic interval from Bradyrhizobium sp. CB82 contains the following:
- a CDS encoding ABC transporter ATP-binding protein, which encodes MAEQQQPALLMQGVTKTFTTLVAVNALDLELQRGEFMTLLGSSGSGKTTTLNMVAGFIQPTAGRVLIDGRDATRIPPHKRGIGMVFQNYALFPHLTVAQNIAFPLVRTPKAERAGLIREALRRVGLEGLEERFPRQLSGGQQQRVAFARAIVYRPRLLLMDEPFGALDKKLRESLQLEIRRLHQELGITILHVTHDQEEALVLSDRIAIFNRGCIEQLDSPKGIYDKPKTVFVADFIGDANIFRGVLSRDEEIMAVKGDGWQLCGLVQSNEALALGSRGALVIRPDRISLVSVNSPTAPASQRIIGRVRQVVYLGGTLKYELESLNQIVYVRPKADVSAFTPSPGEEVGVEWRTEYGVIVADT
- a CDS encoding serine hydrolase, whose amino-acid sequence is MKFNEDYVDPNGDGSKLWSALFVGVNPTVAYVCRQPRVDQPGTKFVYKTGDTCLAAILLSNTVGKSMSEYLSEKLWQP
- the istA gene encoding IS21 family transposase translates to MPTQRLSMRRIKEVLRLKHFQGLPERAIARSVGVSNGVVHSYLSRVRSARLSWPLPEGMTDEDLELLLFPAPRPASQSPQRPVPDWSYIDKELRRRNVTRRLLWEEYRAVNPDGFGYTWFCTTYEAWKGRARPSMRQIHLGGEKVFVDFAGDTIDIVDPLTGEVQPMKLFVAAMGASNYTYAEACPSESLADWIRAHVNLFTFLSGTPTFVVCDNLKAADSNPDRFDPGLNRTYAEMASHYGTAILAARPRRPKDKAKVEVAVQIAQRWILARLRNQRFFSRAELNAAIKTLVDELNARQMRGFGSSRAELFAELDKPKLTPLPDQPYAFARWKRCRVAPDYHVEVDGHWYSAPYRLIGELVDARIDDRTVEIFHKGKRIASHARAPNRRGHTTIADHMPSAHRRYGKWTPAAVIAAGERIGPSTAAFFQAVIDARPHPEQGFRTCLGILALVKSYGAERVDAACRRGILIKARSVASIRSILQNGLDRTFFDESFEHQPLRHGNIRGRDYFH
- the istB gene encoding IS21-like element helper ATPase IstB, with translation MLNHPTHERLIELGLTGMAKAFEEQRRSPDLEALPFEDRIGLLVDREVAERDTRRLTTRLKIAALRQTACVEDVDLRTPRGIDRAVFVKLVAGDWIDRHENLLVTGATGLGKSWLACALGHKACRDNRSVLYHRVPRLFEALALARGDGRYARLLKSLGRAQLLILDDWGLSVLTVEDRHGRASTIVTSQLPVDTWHGAIGDPTVDDAILDRLVHNAHRLQLTGESMRKRSAKTIALDGQPEH